In Luteitalea sp. TBR-22, one genomic interval encodes:
- a CDS encoding SIS domain-containing protein has product MTDPAEARGVAAIEAAADAHRRAAAVLGPVVARTASQVAAVLAAGGKVLACGNGGSAAECQHFAAELTGRFRRERAAWPAMALTVDTSALTAVGNDYGFDRIFARQVEAFGRPGDVLLAISTSGRSPNVVAAARAGRARGLHVVALTGANPGPLGAEADEVIAVPESDTARVQEVHLTVLHAVCDEVERALAGESGQRLEP; this is encoded by the coding sequence GTGACCGACCCGGCCGAAGCCCGCGGCGTCGCGGCGATCGAGGCGGCGGCCGACGCGCACCGCCGCGCCGCGGCGGTGCTCGGGCCGGTAGTGGCGCGGACCGCCTCGCAGGTCGCGGCAGTGCTCGCCGCCGGAGGGAAGGTCCTCGCGTGTGGCAATGGCGGCAGTGCGGCCGAGTGCCAGCACTTCGCCGCGGAACTCACCGGACGCTTCCGTCGCGAGCGGGCCGCATGGCCGGCGATGGCGCTCACGGTGGACACGAGCGCGCTGACCGCGGTCGGCAACGATTACGGCTTCGACCGGATCTTCGCCCGGCAGGTCGAGGCGTTCGGGCGGCCCGGCGACGTGCTGCTGGCCATCTCCACGAGCGGGCGGTCGCCCAACGTGGTGGCGGCGGCCCGGGCCGGCCGGGCGCGCGGACTGCACGTGGTGGCGCTCACGGGGGCGAACCCCGGCCCGCTCGGCGCGGAGGCCGACGAGGTGATTGCGGTGCCGGAGTCCGACACCGCCCGCGTGCAGGAAGTGCACCTGACGGTGCTGCACGCGGTATGTGACGAAGTGGAACGCGCGCTGGCCGGCGAGTCCGGTCAGCGCCTTGAGCCCTGA
- the nuoD gene encoding NADH dehydrogenase (quinone) subunit D: protein MAEIRTETMTVNMGPQHPATHGVLRLVVELDGEQIVSAQPTIGYLHTGIEKTAEQKKWQQIVPLVERMDYLGPHSNALAYVLAVEKLLGVEVPERVQNIRVLIAELQRIMSHLVWLGTHGMEIGAITMMMYCFRERELLLNINEMLAGFRLFPSYIRVGGLREDLPHGFHQAVTAFLDRFPAKMDEYEGMLTKNSIWIGRTKGVGILTKQDVLDWGLLGPIARGSGVKYDVRKVFPYLTYATYDFDVPTSEVGDVYARYQVRCAEMRESWKICKQAIARITPTGEWGVDDPRIVPPPKDKVYSEMEALIQHFLIYSQGFTVPAGDAYVPIEGPRGEQGFYVVSDGTNRPVRVKSRPPTFLALQALPKLIAGGLIADVIAVIGSVDVVMGDSDR from the coding sequence ATGGCTGAAATCCGCACCGAAACGATGACGGTCAACATGGGGCCGCAGCATCCCGCCACGCACGGCGTGCTGCGCCTCGTCGTCGAGCTCGACGGCGAGCAGATCGTGAGCGCCCAGCCCACGATCGGCTACCTGCACACCGGGATCGAGAAGACGGCCGAGCAGAAGAAGTGGCAGCAGATCGTCCCGCTCGTCGAGCGCATGGACTACCTCGGGCCACACTCCAACGCGCTGGCCTACGTGCTCGCCGTCGAGAAGCTGCTCGGCGTGGAGGTGCCCGAGCGCGTGCAGAACATCCGCGTGCTGATCGCGGAGCTGCAGCGCATCATGAGCCACCTGGTGTGGCTCGGCACCCACGGGATGGAGATCGGCGCGATCACGATGATGATGTACTGCTTCCGCGAGCGGGAGCTGCTGCTCAACATCAACGAGATGCTCGCCGGATTCCGGCTGTTCCCGAGCTACATCCGCGTCGGCGGCCTCCGCGAGGACCTGCCGCACGGCTTCCACCAGGCCGTCACTGCCTTCCTCGACCGCTTCCCCGCGAAGATGGACGAGTACGAGGGCATGCTCACCAAGAACTCGATCTGGATCGGCCGCACCAAGGGCGTCGGCATCCTGACCAAGCAGGACGTGCTCGACTGGGGCCTGCTCGGGCCGATCGCGCGCGGCTCCGGCGTCAAGTACGACGTGCGCAAGGTCTTCCCGTACCTGACCTACGCGACCTACGACTTCGACGTCCCGACCAGCGAGGTGGGCGACGTCTACGCGCGCTACCAGGTGCGCTGCGCCGAGATGCGCGAGAGCTGGAAGATCTGCAAGCAGGCGATCGCGCGCATCACCCCGACCGGCGAGTGGGGCGTCGACGACCCGCGCATCGTGCCGCCGCCCAAGGACAAGGTCTACTCGGAGATGGAAGCGCTCATCCAGCACTTCCTGATCTACTCGCAGGGCTTCACCGTGCCGGCCGGCGACGCCTACGTGCCGATCGAGGGCCCGCGCGGCGAGCAGGGCTTCTACGTCGTGTCCGACGGCACCAACCGGCCGGTGCGCGTCAAGTCGCGCCCGCCGACGTTCCTGGCGCTGCAGGCGCTGCCCAAGCTGATCGCCGGCGGCCTCATCGCGGACGTCATCGCGGTGATCGGCTCGGTTGACGTCGTGATGGGAGATTCGGATCGATGA
- a CDS encoding NADH-quinone oxidoreductase subunit B — protein sequence MADIEIPVLTTTVDKLVGWARRSAIWPVAFGLACCAIEMMAMAANRYDVARFGAEVFRGSPRQADLMIVAGRLSRKMAPALRRVYDQMPEPKWVISMGACASVGGVFDNYAIVQGVDQVVPVDVFVPGCPPRPESLIYGIVQLQRKMARSRQPLVNFG from the coding sequence ATGGCTGATATCGAAATTCCCGTTCTCACGACCACGGTCGACAAGCTGGTGGGCTGGGCCCGCCGCTCGGCCATCTGGCCGGTGGCGTTCGGCCTGGCCTGCTGCGCCATCGAGATGATGGCCATGGCCGCCAATCGCTACGACGTGGCGCGCTTCGGCGCCGAGGTGTTCCGCGGCTCGCCGCGACAGGCCGACCTGATGATCGTCGCCGGCCGGCTGTCGCGGAAGATGGCCCCGGCGCTCCGGCGCGTCTACGACCAGATGCCCGAGCCCAAGTGGGTCATCTCCATGGGGGCCTGCGCGTCGGTCGGCGGGGTGTTCGACAACTACGCCATCGTGCAGGGGGTCGATCAGGTGGTGCCGGTCGACGTCTTCGTGCCCGGCTGCCCGCCGCGGCCCGAATCCCTGATCTACGGCATCGTCCAACTGCAGCGGAAGATGGCCCGGTCGCGCCAGCCGCTGGTCAACTTCGGCTGA
- the nuoF gene encoding NADH-quinone oxidoreductase subunit NuoF encodes MPTFEPVLTKYVDEPNGYTLDFYVQHGGYQALRTALGMAPDAIVDSVKKSGLRGRGGAGFPTGLKWSFVPKDNPKPKYLCVNADESEPGTFKDHVLMERNPHLLFEGCVIACRAIGARTCYIYIRGEFYHVQKQMEAELAKARAAGYVGKNILGSGEDCDIWIHRGAGAYEAGEETALIESLEGKRAQPRLKPPFPAVVGLYGCPTVVNNVETICNVPLIIEKGHEWFASIGPEKNTGPKLFCISGHVKKPGVYEAPMDTTLRQLIYDYAGGMRHDRQIKAVIPGGSSTPVLLPDKLDTHLSFDGMVAAGSMLGSAAVIVMDETTSMVWAAKNLIHFYKHESCGKCTPCREGVDWLYKILDKIERGDGEPRDVELLLSVCDNIGGKTLCPFGDAEIAPVLSTIQHFRAEYEAYITTGESPVTSDFRAAEPVGAH; translated from the coding sequence ATGCCCACGTTCGAACCGGTCCTGACCAAGTACGTCGACGAGCCGAACGGCTACACGCTCGACTTCTACGTGCAGCACGGCGGCTACCAGGCCCTGCGCACCGCCCTCGGCATGGCGCCCGACGCGATCGTCGACAGCGTCAAGAAGTCGGGCCTGCGCGGCCGCGGCGGCGCAGGCTTCCCGACCGGCCTGAAGTGGTCCTTCGTGCCCAAGGACAACCCCAAGCCGAAGTACCTGTGCGTCAACGCCGACGAGAGCGAGCCGGGCACGTTCAAGGATCACGTGCTGATGGAGCGCAACCCGCACCTGCTGTTCGAGGGGTGCGTGATCGCCTGCCGCGCCATCGGCGCCAGGACCTGCTACATCTACATCCGCGGCGAGTTCTACCACGTGCAGAAGCAGATGGAGGCCGAACTCGCCAAGGCGCGCGCGGCCGGCTACGTGGGCAAGAACATCCTCGGCTCCGGCGAGGACTGCGACATCTGGATCCATCGCGGCGCCGGCGCGTACGAGGCCGGCGAGGAGACCGCGCTCATCGAGTCACTCGAGGGCAAGCGCGCGCAGCCCCGCCTCAAGCCGCCCTTCCCGGCCGTCGTCGGCCTCTACGGCTGCCCGACGGTGGTCAACAACGTCGAGACGATCTGCAACGTGCCCCTGATCATCGAGAAGGGCCACGAGTGGTTCGCCTCGATCGGGCCCGAGAAGAACACCGGGCCGAAGCTGTTCTGCATCAGCGGCCACGTGAAGAAGCCCGGCGTCTACGAGGCGCCGATGGACACGACGCTCCGGCAGCTGATCTACGACTACGCCGGCGGCATGCGCCACGACCGGCAGATCAAGGCCGTGATCCCCGGCGGCTCCTCCACGCCCGTGCTGCTGCCCGACAAGCTCGACACGCACCTGAGCTTCGACGGGATGGTCGCCGCCGGCTCGATGCTCGGCTCGGCGGCCGTCATCGTCATGGACGAGACGACCAGCATGGTGTGGGCGGCCAAGAATCTGATCCACTTCTACAAGCACGAGTCGTGCGGCAAGTGCACGCCGTGCCGCGAGGGCGTGGACTGGCTGTACAAGATCCTCGACAAGATCGAGCGCGGCGACGGCGAGCCGCGCGACGTCGAGCTGCTGCTCAGCGTGTGCGACAACATCGGCGGCAAGACGCTGTGCCCGTTCGGCGATGCCGAGATCGCGCCCGTGCTGAGCACCATCCAGCACTTCCGGGCCGAGTACGAGGCCTACATCACGACGGGCGAGTCGCCCGTGACGAGCGACTTCCGCGCGGCCGAGCCCGTCGGCGCGCACTAG
- a CDS encoding NADH-quinone oxidoreductase subunit A yields MDGWVPILLLMAFGFSFAAGNVFLSQYLGPRNPTAEKLAPYECGMPPVGDARERMSVRFYLVAMIFLLFDIEVAFLYPWAVALRELQWTGFVQILVFFLILITGYVYVWRKGALDWNTRD; encoded by the coding sequence ATGGACGGCTGGGTTCCGATTCTGCTGCTGATGGCCTTCGGCTTCTCCTTCGCCGCGGGCAACGTCTTCCTGTCGCAGTACCTCGGGCCGCGCAACCCGACGGCCGAGAAGCTGGCGCCCTACGAGTGCGGCATGCCGCCGGTGGGTGACGCTCGCGAGCGCATGTCGGTGCGGTTCTACCTCGTGGCGATGATCTTCCTGCTGTTCGACATCGAGGTGGCGTTCCTCTATCCCTGGGCCGTGGCCCTGCGCGAACTGCAGTGGACCGGGTTCGTGCAGATCCTCGTCTTCTTCCTGATCCTGATCACCGGCTATGTCTACGTGTGGCGCAAGGGCGCCCTCGACTGGAACACGCGGGACTGA
- the nuoL gene encoding NADH-quinone oxidoreductase subunit L: MLLFIILAPFIGFLINAFLGRKLPKAVSGGVAVAALLASFGLSLAAAAQIFGAPADQRVLEQTVFTWMSSGDFTVPFALRLDPLSTVMILVITGIGSLIHIYSTSYMHEERDGEYARYFSYLNLFVAFMLTLVLGASFPIMFVGWEGVGLCSYLLIGFWFSKKSATDAGKKAFIVNRIGDFAFILGMFGAFVTFGTLDFTAIAQKVATMPVELTWGVLSITTLLFFIGATGKSAQIPLYVWLPDAMEGPTPVSALIHAATMVTAGVYMIGRNAELFAHAPHTMQVVAVIGALTALMAGTIGLVQNDIKRVLAYSTVSQLGYMFLAMGVGAFSAGVFHLYTHAFFKALMFLGSGSVIHAMAGEQDMRKMGGLKKYMPITYWTFVIGAAAIAGVPGLAGFFSKDEILFQAYYTGHTGLWAIGALTGLLTACYMFRLIFMTFHGKERFEVAGHDGHDAHPSTPLGASAAHGHDAHGHGHDTHAAHDDHSHGHGHHGAPHESPWAMAGPLVLLALGSVAAGYVGVPHALGGSNAIETFLHPAFHPAAAAHGPAVAGGDHGAPAGDHAMPAMDHGAPAVADGGHEAPASEHGAAAEHADPAKTQTELTLMGVSTVLAFVGIGLAAFFFLQRPEAADGAARSLAPLHRLLLNKYYVDEIYDAAIVHPLRDGSSSVLWKTVDARIIDGAVNGTGHLVRESAGALRLLQTGSVRVYAASLFTGALLVLGYFLAR, from the coding sequence ATGCTCCTGTTCATCATCCTCGCCCCGTTCATCGGGTTCCTGATCAACGCGTTCCTCGGCCGGAAGCTCCCCAAGGCCGTGTCGGGCGGCGTCGCCGTCGCGGCGCTGCTGGCGTCGTTCGGCCTGTCGCTGGCCGCGGCGGCGCAGATCTTCGGCGCCCCGGCCGACCAGCGCGTCCTCGAGCAGACGGTCTTCACGTGGATGTCGTCGGGCGACTTCACCGTCCCCTTCGCGCTGCGCCTCGACCCGCTCTCGACCGTGATGATCCTGGTCATCACCGGCATCGGCTCGCTGATCCACATCTACTCGACCAGCTACATGCACGAGGAGCGCGACGGCGAGTACGCGCGCTACTTCTCGTACCTGAACCTGTTCGTCGCGTTCATGCTCACGCTGGTGCTCGGCGCCAGCTTCCCGATCATGTTCGTGGGCTGGGAGGGCGTCGGCCTCTGCTCCTACCTGCTCATCGGCTTCTGGTTCTCCAAGAAGTCGGCCACCGATGCCGGCAAGAAGGCGTTCATCGTCAACCGCATCGGTGACTTCGCCTTCATCCTCGGCATGTTCGGCGCGTTCGTCACCTTCGGCACCCTCGACTTCACGGCCATCGCGCAGAAGGTCGCGACGATGCCCGTCGAGCTCACCTGGGGCGTGCTGTCGATCACGACGCTGCTGTTCTTCATCGGCGCCACCGGCAAGTCGGCGCAGATTCCGCTGTACGTCTGGCTGCCCGACGCCATGGAGGGGCCGACGCCGGTCTCTGCCCTCATCCACGCGGCGACGATGGTGACCGCGGGCGTGTACATGATCGGCCGCAACGCCGAGCTGTTCGCGCACGCGCCGCACACGATGCAGGTGGTGGCGGTGATCGGCGCGCTGACTGCGCTGATGGCCGGCACGATCGGCCTGGTGCAGAACGACATCAAGCGCGTGCTCGCGTACTCGACGGTGTCGCAGCTCGGGTACATGTTCCTGGCGATGGGCGTCGGCGCCTTCTCGGCCGGCGTCTTCCACCTCTACACGCACGCGTTCTTCAAGGCCCTGATGTTCCTCGGCTCCGGCTCGGTCATCCATGCGATGGCCGGCGAGCAGGACATGCGGAAGATGGGCGGGCTGAAGAAGTACATGCCGATCACCTACTGGACGTTCGTGATCGGCGCGGCGGCCATCGCCGGCGTGCCCGGCCTGGCCGGGTTCTTCAGCAAGGACGAAATCCTGTTCCAGGCCTACTACACGGGCCACACCGGCCTGTGGGCCATCGGCGCCCTCACGGGCCTGCTGACGGCCTGCTACATGTTCCGCCTCATCTTCATGACGTTCCACGGCAAGGAGCGGTTCGAGGTGGCGGGCCACGACGGCCATGACGCCCACCCCTCGACTCCGCTCGGGGCGAGCGCGGCACACGGCCACGACGCGCATGGGCACGGGCACGACACCCACGCCGCGCACGATGACCACTCGCATGGGCACGGCCACCACGGCGCGCCGCACGAGTCGCCGTGGGCGATGGCCGGGCCGCTGGTGCTGCTGGCGCTCGGTTCGGTCGCGGCTGGCTACGTCGGCGTGCCGCACGCGCTCGGCGGCAGCAACGCCATCGAGACCTTCCTGCACCCGGCCTTCCATCCGGCGGCTGCGGCGCACGGCCCGGCCGTCGCTGGCGGCGATCACGGGGCGCCGGCCGGCGACCACGCGATGCCGGCGATGGACCACGGCGCGCCTGCCGTGGCTGACGGTGGCCACGAGGCCCCGGCCAGCGAGCACGGCGCGGCAGCGGAACACGCCGATCCCGCCAAGACGCAGACCGAGCTCACGCTCATGGGCGTGTCCACGGTGCTGGCCTTCGTCGGCATCGGCCTGGCGGCATTCTTCTTCCTGCAGCGGCCCGAGGCGGCCGACGGCGCGGCGCGCAGCCTGGCGCCCCTCCACCGCCTCCTGTTGAACAAGTACTACGTGGACGAGATCTACGACGCGGCGATCGTGCACCCGCTGCGTGATGGGTCTTCCTCCGTGCTCTGGAAGACGGTCGACGCCAGGATCATCGACGGCGCCGTCAACGGCACGGGTCATCTGGTGCGCGAGTCGGCCGGCGCGTTGCGCCTGCTGCAGACCGGCTCGGTGCGCGTCTACGCGGCGTCGCTCTTCACGGGCGCGCTGCTGGTCCTGGGGTACTTCCTCGCGCGATGA
- a CDS encoding NADH-quinone oxidoreductase subunit J, whose protein sequence is MAPWLFYLFAAISLICSLGVIGQRNPMYSVLLLIGSFISLAGLYVGLDSPFVAVTQIVVYAGAIMVLFLFVVMLLNAPREDVAPGAQLPIPGGVKAFGAVLALGMGTMLVWALSRLGAVPFVNDPQAAARVASVRDIGVMLFRDHAFAFEVTSILILVAMVGAVVLAKKTV, encoded by the coding sequence GTGGCCCCCTGGCTCTTCTACCTGTTCGCCGCCATCTCGCTGATCTGCTCGCTCGGGGTCATCGGGCAGCGCAATCCGATGTACAGCGTGCTGCTGCTCATCGGGTCGTTCATCTCGCTGGCCGGCCTCTACGTGGGCCTCGACTCGCCGTTCGTCGCGGTCACCCAGATCGTCGTGTACGCCGGCGCCATCATGGTGCTGTTCCTCTTCGTGGTGATGCTGCTCAACGCGCCGCGGGAGGACGTCGCCCCGGGCGCCCAGCTGCCGATTCCCGGCGGCGTCAAGGCGTTCGGCGCGGTGCTCGCGCTCGGCATGGGCACGATGCTGGTGTGGGCGCTCAGCCGGCTCGGGGCGGTGCCCTTCGTCAACGACCCGCAGGCCGCTGCGCGGGTCGCCTCGGTCCGCGACATCGGCGTCATGCTGTTCCGCGACCACGCCTTCGCGTTCGAGGTCACCTCGATCCTCATCCTCGTCGCCATGGTCGGCGCCGTGGTGCTGGCCAAGAAGACCGTCTAG
- a CDS encoding NADH-quinone oxidoreductase subunit C has translation MDFATRLDALRQALPDVTIEEVPAPDQPAIVVPAADIERVARQLREHPALQFQALAECTAADFWPREPRFEVVYHFVSMGPEALGAGVPPAQRLRVKVRVGGETPSVPTIVRIYPNANWYEREVFDLFGVAFEGHPDLRRLLMPEDWEGHPARKDYPVQIHKAVDIGEAIQVTEEEFVRNIERQRRAASASAGFNVQ, from the coding sequence ATGGACTTCGCAACGCGACTGGATGCCCTCCGGCAGGCCCTGCCGGACGTGACCATCGAAGAGGTGCCCGCGCCGGACCAGCCGGCGATCGTGGTGCCGGCCGCCGACATCGAGCGCGTCGCCCGGCAGCTGCGCGAGCACCCGGCGCTGCAGTTCCAGGCGCTGGCCGAGTGCACCGCCGCCGACTTCTGGCCCCGTGAGCCGCGCTTCGAGGTGGTCTACCACTTCGTGTCCATGGGGCCGGAGGCCCTGGGCGCGGGCGTGCCCCCGGCGCAGCGGCTCCGCGTCAAGGTGCGCGTCGGCGGCGAGACGCCGAGCGTGCCGACCATCGTGCGCATCTACCCGAACGCCAACTGGTACGAGCGCGAGGTGTTCGACCTGTTCGGGGTGGCCTTCGAAGGCCACCCGGACCTGCGGCGCCTGCTGATGCCCGAGGACTGGGAGGGGCACCCGGCGCGCAAGGACTACCCGGTGCAGATCCACAAGGCCGTCGACATCGGCGAGGCCATCCAGGTCACCGAAGAGGAGTTCGTGCGCAACATCGAGCGGCAGCGGCGCGCTGCCAGCGCGAGCGCCGGATTCAACGTGCAGTGA
- the nuoE gene encoding NADH-quinone oxidoreductase subunit NuoE, with the protein MSFHPQMPYGEGWHKSERFIPEEGPAFAFTPEHRAQLEELCTHYPPERRKSAIISALYMVQAQQGHVTLNAMRHVAEVIGCTTAEVEDVVTYYVMFFTRPVGKYVLQVCRTLSCALNGAEKVTAALCKHLHVQPNETTADGLFTVMEFECLGACDRAPVIMVNNEHWHECQQPEDVPALIEGLRTRGLAALSGCHLVKERT; encoded by the coding sequence ATGAGTTTCCACCCGCAGATGCCCTACGGCGAGGGCTGGCACAAGAGCGAACGCTTCATCCCCGAGGAGGGGCCCGCGTTCGCGTTCACGCCGGAGCACCGCGCACAGCTCGAGGAGCTCTGCACCCACTACCCGCCGGAGCGCCGCAAGTCGGCGATCATCTCGGCGCTGTACATGGTGCAGGCGCAGCAGGGGCACGTCACCCTCAACGCCATGCGCCACGTCGCCGAGGTGATCGGCTGCACGACGGCCGAGGTCGAGGACGTCGTCACCTACTACGTGATGTTCTTCACCAGGCCGGTGGGCAAGTACGTCCTGCAGGTGTGCCGCACGCTGTCGTGCGCCCTCAACGGCGCCGAGAAGGTGACCGCGGCCCTCTGCAAGCACCTGCACGTGCAGCCCAACGAGACCACCGCCGATGGCCTGTTCACGGTGATGGAGTTCGAGTGCCTCGGGGCGTGCGATCGCGCGCCCGTGATCATGGTGAACAACGAGCACTGGCACGAGTGCCAGCAGCCCGAGGACGTCCCGGCCCTCATCGAGGGCCTGCGGACCCGGGGCCTCGCGGCCCTCTCCGGGTGCCACCTCGTGAAGGAGCGTACCTAG
- the nuoH gene encoding NADH-quinone oxidoreductase subunit NuoH, translated as MTPSLVFQISLIGVVFFALQISAAVLVYFERKISGWAQQRVGPNRTGPLGLLQPLADIVKLIFKEELRPVAADKWLFYLAPILSATTAFAAFAVIPFGPPTTFFGLLEKPVPLQVADLNVAVLVVFAITSMGIYGIVLAGWASNSKYSLLGGLRSSAQMVSYELAYGMSLASVLVIANTLSLREIVDAQAGVWWLFNAIPVPRWYVFLAPVGFFIFFVAGIAETNRAPFDFPEAEQELVAGYHTEYSSMSFALFFLAEYVNMVVVCGVATSLFLGGFYMPGLPDWLGPLWFIGKLAFLLFFYIWMRWTLPRYRYDQLMDFGWKRLLPLSIVNLLVTAAGVLYWS; from the coding sequence ATCACTCCCAGTCTCGTCTTCCAGATCTCGCTCATCGGCGTGGTCTTCTTCGCGCTGCAGATCTCCGCAGCGGTGCTCGTGTACTTCGAGCGCAAGATCTCCGGCTGGGCCCAGCAGCGCGTCGGCCCCAACCGGACGGGGCCCCTGGGCCTCCTCCAGCCGCTTGCCGACATCGTCAAGCTGATCTTCAAGGAGGAGCTCCGTCCGGTCGCCGCCGACAAGTGGCTGTTCTACCTGGCGCCGATCCTCTCGGCGACGACGGCCTTCGCGGCATTCGCCGTGATCCCGTTCGGCCCGCCGACGACGTTCTTCGGGCTGCTGGAGAAGCCGGTGCCGCTGCAGGTGGCCGACCTGAACGTGGCGGTGCTCGTGGTGTTCGCCATCACCTCGATGGGCATCTACGGCATCGTGCTGGCCGGCTGGGCCTCCAACAGCAAGTACTCGCTGCTCGGCGGCCTGCGCAGCTCGGCGCAGATGGTCAGCTACGAGCTCGCCTACGGCATGTCGCTGGCGTCGGTCCTGGTGATCGCCAACACGCTGTCGCTGCGCGAGATCGTCGACGCGCAGGCCGGGGTGTGGTGGCTGTTCAACGCCATCCCGGTGCCGCGCTGGTACGTGTTCCTCGCGCCGGTCGGCTTCTTCATCTTCTTCGTGGCCGGCATCGCCGAGACCAACCGCGCGCCGTTCGACTTCCCTGAAGCGGAGCAGGAACTGGTCGCCGGCTACCACACCGAGTACAGCTCGATGTCGTTCGCGCTGTTCTTCCTGGCCGAGTACGTGAACATGGTGGTGGTGTGCGGCGTCGCCACGAGCCTGTTCCTGGGCGGCTTCTACATGCCCGGCCTGCCCGACTGGCTGGGGCCGCTGTGGTTCATCGGCAAGCTCGCCTTCCTGCTGTTCTTCTACATCTGGATGCGCTGGACGCTCCCGCGCTACCGCTACGACCAGCTGATGGACTTCGGCTGGAAGCGCCTGCTGCCGCTCTCGATCGTCAACCTGCTGGTGACGGCCGCCGGCGTCCTCTACTGGAGCTGA
- the nuoK gene encoding NADH-quinone oxidoreductase subunit NuoK has protein sequence MITLNHYLLLSALLFSIGTAGIFLRRNLITLLLSVEIMLNAVNLTFVALGRFNGSVEGQIITFFVMTVAAAEAAVGLAIVIALFRHRETLTPDAFTSLKW, from the coding sequence ATGATCACGCTCAATCACTACCTGCTTCTCTCCGCGCTGCTGTTCAGCATCGGGACCGCCGGCATCTTCCTGCGGCGCAACCTGATCACGCTGCTGCTGTCGGTGGAGATCATGCTCAACGCCGTGAACCTGACGTTCGTGGCGCTCGGGCGCTTCAACGGGTCGGTCGAGGGCCAGATCATCACGTTCTTCGTGATGACCGTGGCGGCGGCAGAGGCCGCCGTCGGCCTGGCGATCGTCATCGCCCTGTTCCGGCACCGGGAGACGCTCACGCCCGATGCCTTCACCTCCCTGAAGTGGTAG